A window from Neodiprion fabricii isolate iyNeoFabr1 chromosome 2, iyNeoFabr1.1, whole genome shotgun sequence encodes these proteins:
- the LOC124175256 gene encoding ubiquitin-associated domain-containing protein 1 has protein sequence MFPWMRGQILEAWSSRRSSREAGRRSSALSSADPGNPSRNSGVTMLVSPQSIPESFSVNIISLEGHVFGINIKPDFTIEKIKAAATKHFYGQDTAKPSSCFRLVHATKLKSLSDEKKAEEEGIEKFDELLMVEIHPVIIKENLTEEILKGPSEEVIARITAGLPIKNPSRPAPSADCPADFQNEIRKILITLVQTSAKILNHSPEAAKIYEVIRERWEARCKPPNDPKSVKYLMDMGFSEKKVLKALRLRKMNTSEALEWLIEHGDDPDEEDFELPSLDASLDVDTGGPSSSGTSGRRRSLKEACVDLFKGGSQSSKREPNLINVVALLLESFRQFKKLDFKPNTRVISSLQEMGFEEKKIIEALKVTGNNQPNACEWLLGERRPSLEDLDEGLDPDGPIYKAIMSNPHIQLSLTSPKMLLAYLSMLESPMSANIWINDPEASPVLSQIFKTYHAEKHAIHMNRFVES, from the exons ATGTTTCCATGGATGCGTGGACAAATACTGGAAGCCTGGAGTAGCAGACGGAGCTCTCGAGAAGCCGGGAGGCGCTCCTCGGCTCTCTCTTCTGCGGACCCAGGAAATCCCTCTAGAAATTCAGGTGTTACAATGCTTGTGTCACCACAGTCAATCCCTGAGAGTTTCTCAGTTAACATTATCAG tttGGAGGGCCATGTGTTTGGCATCAACATCAAGCCAGACTTTAccatagaaaaaattaaagcaGCCGCAACTAAACACTTTTATGGACAAGACACAGCAAAGCCTTCATCATGCTTTAGATTAGTTCATGCAACAAAACTAAAGTCGTtatctgatgaaaaaaaagcagagGAAGAGGGCATTGAAAAGTTTG atgagTTGCTGATGGTGGAGATCCATCCAgttataataaaagaaaatctaacaGAAGAGATTCTAAAAGGACCCAGTGAGGAGGTGATAGCTCGAATCACGGCAGGACTTCCAATTAAAAACCCATCACGACCTGCGCCCAGTGCCGATTGCCCAGctgat TTTCAGAATGAAATAAGAAAGATTCTCATCACACTGGTCCAAACTTCTGCAAAGATTTTAAATCATAGTCCTGAAGCAGCTAAAATTTATGAAGTAATTAGGGAAAGATGGGAGGCCAGATGCAAACCGCCAAATGATCCCAAGTCTGTTAAATATCTCATGGATATGGGCTTCTCGGAGAAGAAAGTATTGAAAGCTCTACGGCTCAGGAA GATGAATACTTCTGAAGCACTTGAGTGGCTCATAGAGCATGGAGATGATCCAGATGAAGAAGATTTTGAGTTACCATCGTTAGACGCGAGTCTAGATGTGGATACAGGAGGACCTAGTTCCTCAGGAACTTCGGGCAGAAGGAGAAGTCTCAAGGAAGCATGTGTCGATTTATTCAAAGGAG GTAGTCAGAGTTCCAAGAGAGAGCCAAACTTGATTAACGTCGTCGCTCTGCTGTTAGAGTCTTTTCGTCAGTTCAAAAAACTCGATTTCAAACCAAACACGAGGGTGATATCCTCACTTCAAGAGATGGGGTTTGAGGAGAAGAAAATCATAGAAGCACTGAAAGTCACTGGAAATAATCAACCAAATGCA tgCGAATGGCTCTTAGGTGAGAGACGCCCTAGCTTAGAAGATTTGGACGAAGGCCTGGACCCTGACGGGCCAATTTATAAAGCAATTATGTCAAACCCTCACATACAACTCAGTCTCACCAGTCCAAAAATGTTACTAG CATACTTATCGATGCTGGAGAGTCCAATGTCAGCGAATATCTGGATAAATGACCCAGAAGCTTCACCAGTGTTGagccaaattttcaaaacctaCCATGCGGAAAAACATGCTATTCACATGAATCGTTTTGTTGAGAGCTAA